The Anabas testudineus chromosome 14, fAnaTes1.2, whole genome shotgun sequence genome includes a region encoding these proteins:
- the pcp4a gene encoding calmodulin regulator protein PCP4a, whose product MRRLLRAYWLRGDVVRRAHGCPRYKSSAAASERSGASGSCSVRIHRHRHRHRQRDPHKDTHGAAMSERQASGATTGSSQPSAGQDDKKSNLPQDFDIDMDDPETQKAAVAIQSQFRKFQKKKHDVKS is encoded by the exons ATGAGACGGCTCCTCCGCGCTTATTGGCTTCGTGGAGACGTGGTGAGGAGAGCGCACGGCTGCCCGCGCTATAAAAGCAGCGCAGCCGCGTCGGAGAGAAGCGGAGCTTCAGGGAGCTGCTCGGTGCGcatccacagacacagacacagacacagacagagggatcCGCACAAAGACACGCACGGAGCAGCCATGAGCGAG AGACAAGCATCTGGAGCAACAACTGGAAGCAGCCAACCATCTGCTGGCCAAG ATGACAAGAAAAGCAACCTCCCCCAGGACTTCGACATTGACATGGATGACCCCGAGACCCAGAAGGCCGCCGTCGCCATCCAGTCGCAGTTCAGGAAATTCCAGAAGAAGAAGCACGACGTGAAGTCGTag